In Carassius carassius chromosome 46, fCarCar2.1, whole genome shotgun sequence, the following proteins share a genomic window:
- the LOC132128973 gene encoding prefoldin subunit 4-like, producing MNTHVLHSAAVHARARGPLLRFLFKMAATMKKGVAAEDVNVTFEDQQKINKFARNTNRMSELKDEIEAKKKSLQNLEDASDDLMMCEDDAMLIPYQIGDVFISHSQEETQEMLEAAKEALQDEIKALEGRVSSIQELLGDLKVQLYAKFGNHINLEADES from the exons ATGAATACCCACGTGCTTCATTCCGCCGCCGTTCACGCGCGTGCACGAGGTCCGTTACTCCGTTTCCTGTTCAAGATGGCAGCCACCATGAAGAAAGGAGTG GCAGCTGAAGATGTCAATGTAACATTTGAGGACCAGCAAAAGATCAACAAGTTTGCCAGGAACACAAATCGGATGTCTGAACTTAAAGATGAAATCGAGGCCAAAAAG aaatccTTACAGAATCTCGAGGATGCCAGTGATGACCTCATGATGTGTGAGGACGATGCAATGCTGATCCCGTATCAGATCGGAGATGTGTTCATCAGTCACTCGCAGGAAGAGACGCAGGAAATGCTGGAGGCAGCGAAG GAAGCTCTGCAGGATGAGATCAAAGCTCTGGAGGGTCGTGTGTCGTCCATACAGGAGCTCCTTGGAGATTTGAAGGTTCAGTTATATGCCAAGTTTGGAAACCACATCAATCTAGAGGCAGATGAGAGCTGA